In Molothrus ater isolate BHLD 08-10-18 breed brown headed cowbird chromosome 19, BPBGC_Mater_1.1, whole genome shotgun sequence, a single genomic region encodes these proteins:
- the MYOCD gene encoding myocardin, whose product MNGVTKQERSEHRTGNEEEKAAKEKPASDLRDGTKLQPPPFAERKNVLQLRLQQRRTREQLADQGIMPPLKSPSAFHEQRKSLERAKTEDYLKHKIRSRPERSDLINMHILQDSAAEGSIQSTQMKLKRARLADDLNEKIALRPGPLELVEKNIIPVDSAVKEAIKGSQGGFPRQSDAFAFEEDSSNDGLSPERPRSRGSPGPAEPPPGSKAPEPPPAGPAGAPQDRPPSADGHAPDAAPGQGSQCDSPKQPAGQESPTLPLPSAVKQSKSSSDSKNRHKKPKDTKPKVKKLKYHQYIPPDQKAEKSPPPMDSAYARLLQQQQLFLQLQILSQQQQQQQQQQQQHFSYPGMHQGQLKQSNEQMVKSSNPSSTSGNNTPLSPVKTTFSGQSCVSSIKPGPLPSNLDDLKVSELRQQLRIRGLPVSGTKTALMERLRPFQECSSSTVPSFSEITTVTFPVTPTSTLSSYQSQSSTSMLSNGFYHFGSTSSTPPISPASSDLSVSGSLPDTFNDGPMASPQFGLQPSPVQGSAEESLMSSMNGGSIQLELEGIDTEKDKMLVEKQKVINELTWKLQQEQRQVEELRMQLQKRKRSNGLEEKQQPAQHFFGVPIKQENTVSSCPFASKQMALKGQAGSSDKLSNCGVPQVPHIVNSHCLEPAGQSTVTSSTFLSPQCSPQHSPLGAAKSPQHISLPPSPNSHYLLPLSPEGRSGSPPGGSCLRTAPMAVQSGQKFSISSPSFCKSSPALSEVKQPPPYEDAVKQQMTRSQQMDELLDVLIESGEIPANAKEDRSCLQKVPQIMVSAGSSGGPVPKGSAPFEPVPPAPLPFEHCPGSSDAHLEVLLNSPLGRVSEMALLKLGAEEPPFEGMIEGFSGKAADELLNSQEILQTPLSPMDTQLSPSPAEGSALQMSFTESPWETMEWLDLTPPSSASGFSSLTPAGPSIFNIDFLDVADLNLNTSMDLHLQQW is encoded by the exons ttCTACAGCTCCGGCTCCAGCAGAGAAGGACCCGTGAGCAGCTGGCAGACCAAGGCATCATGCCAC CACTGAAAAGCCCATCTGCATTCCATGAACAGCGAAAAAGTCTGGAGAGAGCCAAG ACTGAAGATTATCTCAAGCACAAGATCAGAAGCAGGCCTGAGCGCTCAGACCTGATCAATATGCACATTCTGCAAG ACTCAGCTGCAGAGGGGTCCATCCAGTCCACCCAAATGAAGCTGAAAAGAGCCCGGTTGGCAGATGACCTCAATGAGAAGATCGCGCTCAGGCCGGGTCCTTTGGAGCTGGTGGAGAAGAATATTATTCCTGTGGACTCAGCTGTGAAAGAGGCCATAAAAG GCTCCCAGGGCGGCTTTCCCCGGCAGAGCGACGCCTTCGCCTTCGAGGAGGACAGCAGCAACGACGGGCTGTCCCCGGAGCGGCCCCGCAGCCGCGGCTCCCCGGGCCCCGCCGAGCCGCCCCCCGGCTCCAAGGCCCCGGAGCCGCCCCCCGCCGGCCCTGCCGGGGCTCCTCAG GATCGTCCCCCCAGTGCCGATGGGCACGCTCCGGACGCTGCCCCGGGGCAGGGCAGCCAGTGCGACAGCCCCAAGCAGCCCGCGGGGCAGGAGAGCCCCACGCTCCCGCTGCCCTCTGCCGTGAAG CAG TCCAAATCATCCAGTGACAGCAAGAACCGTCACAAAAAGCCCAAGGACACCAAGCCCAAAGTGAAGAAGCTCAAGTACCACCAGTACATCCCTCCAgaccagaaagcagaaaagtcCCCTCCACCCATGGATTCTGCATATGCCAGACTGCtccagcaacagcagctcttcctgcagctccagatcctcagccagcagcagcagcagcagcagcagcagcagcagcagcacttcagctACCCTGGGATGCACCAAGGACAGCTGAA GCAATCAAATGAGCAAATGGTCAAAAGCTCAAATCCTTCATCAACTTCTGGCAACAACACCCCTCTTTCTCCAGTGAAAACCACCTTTTCAGGCCAGTCTTGTGTCTCATCTATCAAGCCAGGCCCTCTGCCCTCCAACCTGGATGATCTCAAA GTGTcggagctgaggcagcagctccggATCCGCGGCCTGCCCGTGTCGGGCACCAAGACGGCGCTGATGGAGCGGCTGCGGCCCTTCCaggagtgcagcagcagcacggtgCCCAGCTTCAGTGAGATCACCACCGTCACCTTCCCCGTCACCCCAACAAGCACCCTGTCCAGCTACCAGTCCCAGTCCTCCACCAGCATGTTATCCAATGGTTTCTACCACTttggcagcaccagctccaccCCGCCCATCTCGCCCGCCTCCTCCGACCTCTCGGTGAGCGGCTCCCTGCCCGACACCTTCAACGATGGGCCCATGGCTTCTCCACAGTTTGGCCTCCAGCCATCACCAGTGCAGGGCAGCGCTGAGGAAAGCCTCATGAGCAGCATGAACGGAGGGAGCATCCAGCTGGAACTGGAAGGGATAGACACGGAGAAGGACAAGATGCTGGTGGAGAAGCAGAAGGTGATCAATGAACTGACgtggaagctgcagcaggagcagaggcaggtgGAAGAGCTGAGGATGCAGCTCCAGAAGCGGAAGAGAAGCAACGGCcttgaggaaaagcagcagcctgctcagcATTTCTTTGGTGTCCCCATCAAGCAGGAAAACACCGTGTCCAGCTGTCCATTTGCATCCAAACAAATGGCCCTGAAAGGCCAGGCGGGCAGCTCGGATAAGCTGAGTAACTGTGGAGTGCCGCAGGTGCCCCACATCGTGAACAGCCACTGCTTGGAGCCCGCAGGGCAGAGCACCGTCACCTCCTCGACATTCCTGAGCCCGCAGTGCTCCCCGCAGCACTCTCCCCTGGGGGCTGCCAAGAGCCCCCAGCACATCAGCCTGCCACCGTCCCCCAACAGCCACTACCTGCTGCCGCTGTCCCCCGAGGGCCGCAGCGGGTCCCCCCCGGGCGGCAGCTGCCTCCGCACGGCCCCG ATGGCTGTGCAGTCAGGCCAAAAGTTTTCTATTTCATCCCCAAGTTTTTGTAAGTCAAGCCCAGCCCTGTCAGAGGTAAAGCAGCCTCCACCCTATGAGGATGCAGTGAAGCAG CAGATGACACGAAGTCAGCAGATGGATGAGCTCCTGGATGTGCTGATTGAGAGTGGAG AAATCCCAGCCAATGCCAAGGAGGATCGTTCCTGCCTGCAGAAGGTGCCTCAGATCATGGTGTCCGCGGGGAGCTCGGGTGgccctgtccccaagggctCTGCCCCCTTCGAGccggtgcccccagccccgctgcccttCGAGCACTGCCCGGGCAGCAGCGACGCCcacctggaggtgctgctcaacagccccctgggcagggtcaGCGAGATGGCCCTGCTGAagctgggggcagaggagccCCCCTTCGAGGGCATGATCGAGGGCTTCTCTGGCAAGGCTGCCGACGAACTGCTCAACTCCCAGGAGATTTTACAGACTCCCCTGTCGCCCATGGACACCCAGctgtccccttcccctgccGAAGGCTCTGCTCTACAAATGAGTTTCACTGAGTCTCCGTGGGAAACTATGGAGTGGCTGGACCTGACCCCCCCCAGCTCGGCCAGCGGCTTCAGCTCGCTCACCCCCGCGGGCCCCAGCATCTTCAACATCGACTTCCTGGATGTGGCTGACCTCAACCTGAACACCAGCATGGacctgcacctgcagcagtgGTGA